TGTTCGTGGTTCATCGGCAAGAAATTGTCCAGCAGGTTATCAAAACGTTCAAAGCTAATGATGTAAATATGGATTTAGCTAAAATCGGTATGGTTCAAACGATTACTCGACACGTTAATAATCTAGACCCACCGGCGATAATCTTTGTTGATGAGGCCCATCATGTTCTGGCTAAATCATATCGAAGGATTCTTGATGCTTTTCCAAAGGCCTATAAGTTATTGTTTACTGCCACACCATATCGGTTAGGTGGTCAAGGCTTTACTGATGTGGCTGATGATTTAATCGTTGGGAAATCAGTCCCCTGGTTAATTGACCATCACTTTTTAGCTCCAGTTGATTATTACGCTCCTTCTTATATTGATACTGCCAAGTTAAAAGTAAAACGAACTGGTGAATATGACACTGATTCAATTAAAGAAGCAATGAAGCCTAAAATCTACGGGAATGCGGTTAAGCACTATTTGAAACTTGCTAAGGGAATGCAAGCAATTGCCTATACCTATAACGTTGATAGTGCAATTAAGTTAGCTAATGCATTTAATGGCTATGGGATAACTGCAAGGGCCGTCTCCGGAAAAACACCCAAAGAAGAACGGAATAAAATCATTGAGGAATATCGGCAAGGGAAAATCCAAATTGTAACTAATGCAGAATTATTTACTGAAGGACTTGATTTACCTAACGTTGATTGCGTCATTATGTTACGGCCAACCCAATCATTATCGTTGTATCTACAATTTGCAATGCGTTCCATGAATCCACGGAAAGGTAAAACTGCAATAATTATTGATCACGTGGGGAATGTTGAACGATTCGGATTGCCTACTGATGAACGGCAATGGACATTAGAAGGTAGCTGCAAAAATAAGCAACAATCAGGAACAACGATTAAACCTGTATCGGTGTGTCCGACATGTTTTGCATCGTTCTACCGTACAAGTGATATTTGCCCTTATTGCGGGGCTGCATTAGGAGAAGAAAAAGAAATTGAAGTCATTGATGATGTTCAACTTAAAAAAGTTACCAAGTCACGACTAGCGATTATTAAGAAAATTCAATCGTCAGCAATTATGAATAATGTTGCTGGCAAGCGTCCAAACGAGTTGAAAAATCTGAAAGAAATACAGGCCTACGCCAAATTAAAAGGTTACAAATCAGGCTGGGCTTACCACTACGCTAAACAGCGTGGATTTATTAAGAAGTGAATGAATTTATTTGAACTTAACGATAATTATAAAACACTAGCTAATCGTGATGACCTTGACCCGACAATTTTAAAAGACACTCTTGATGCAATTAAGGATGACCGTAGAAATAAACTAGATAATTTAGCAACATGGGCTGATTATTTGAAGTCTGAAATTGACTTCATGGAAGACAAGCAACGCTCTTGGAAAGATGAGATTACTTACCGCAAAAATAAGCTTGATTGGATTAAAAAGTATATTACTGATGTCCTTGATGATGCCGGCATTAAGAAAATAACTACTGAAAATCACTTACTTAGTGCCCGGAACTTTAAGGCCTCAACCATTATTGATAGTGATAAGAAGCTTCCGGATAAGTTCAAAATTACTGAGACGACTACTAAGCCAGATAAGCAGGCCATTTACCAAGCACTCAAAGCTGGAGAAGAAGTACCAGGAGCACATTTAAAAGCTAACCGTAACACGGTGATTAAATAAATGACTAACGAAGAAAAGATTAAGGCAATTAAACAAATTCTTGGACCAGAATACGAGGAAGTAGCCATTTTTGCTGCTAAAAAATCAGAAATTCGTGACGAACGTACTAATTCATTAGTTGATGCGGATCCCGGAACGGTAGCAGCCATGATTATGAATTGGCTACATACTAATCCAGTAGCAGCTTCAATTGTCAAAGCAACTATTGATACTTTGGAAACTGATCCAACTGCTGATATTCTTGGACAATTATTACTTGGAGGTACGGACTAAATGAATGAGTTCAATTTATCAAAATTAAATGCCAAAGTTGGCGATAATTGTGTATTTGTATCGAATTTGGCAGTTCGCTATCAAAGTGCTGCTACTCCTGAAGAACGAATGGCAATGGCTATTAAATTAGAAAACGCTGCTACGATGTTACGAATTTCAGCAGAACGTTTAGCTACGGAAACTAAAGATGTTTATGGAGGTAAGAACAATGACTAAATGAGTAAGTTAATTGCGCTAATCGTTGGTGCTTGGATCATGTATTGTTCAATGATTGGCTCTTATGATGGAGCGATGGCGATCCTAGCAGTTTATCTTCTGCTAGTGGTTCTTGATCCACTAAACAAAAAAGGTACGACCGCCGCAAACAGTCGTACCCAAAAATAAATGAGCATTCAGTTTGATAATCCTTATACCGGTGATGTCGAATACTTTAACGATATGACAAAAGTCAAAGCCTATTTAACTAATGGGAAAGTTCAGACATATATTCTTGGGGAAGAATTAGTGATTGATAATCCATCAGTTAAAATGTTTGAAGTTTATTCAGAATCACGCGGCATTGTGCGATTAAACCGCAATTGGATGCCATCTGGCGTCTAGATGCAAGTTGGATTCAACGGTGCAGATGAGATTGGAATTTATTTAGCAGGGACTTTGATAGCACGCATTGGGCCAAACGAAGAATTAGTAAAACCAGGTGTTTC
The genomic region above belongs to Limosilactobacillus reuteri and contains:
- a CDS encoding DEAD/DEAH box helicase, translated to MFELRDYQQETIDNIIKSIAAGHRSIMVQQPPRTGKTVIMAEIARRATAKGSRILFVVHRQEIVQQVIKTFKANDVNMDLAKIGMVQTITRHVNNLDPPAIIFVDEAHHVLAKSYRRILDAFPKAYKLLFTATPYRLGGQGFTDVADDLIVGKSVPWLIDHHFLAPVDYYAPSYIDTAKLKVKRTGEYDTDSIKEAMKPKIYGNAVKHYLKLAKGMQAIAYTYNVDSAIKLANAFNGYGITARAVSGKTPKEERNKIIEEYRQGKIQIVTNAELFTEGLDLPNVDCVIMLRPTQSLSLYLQFAMRSMNPRKGKTAIIIDHVGNVERFGLPTDERQWTLEGSCKNKQQSGTTIKPVSVCPTCFASFYRTSDICPYCGAALGEEKEIEVIDDVQLKKVTKSRLAIIKKIQSSAIMNNVAGKRPNELKNLKEIQAYAKLKGYKSGWAYHYAKQRGFIKK
- a CDS encoding siphovirus Gp157 family protein, giving the protein MNLFELNDNYKTLANRDDLDPTILKDTLDAIKDDRRNKLDNLATWADYLKSEIDFMEDKQRSWKDEITYRKNKLDWIKKYITDVLDDAGIKKITTENHLLSARNFKASTIIDSDKKLPDKFKITETTTKPDKQAIYQALKAGEEVPGAHLKANRNTVIK